A portion of the Glycine max cultivar Williams 82 chromosome 10, Glycine_max_v4.0, whole genome shotgun sequence genome contains these proteins:
- the LOC100808730 gene encoding histone-lysine N-methyltransferase EZA1 isoform X1 produces the protein MVSKPTDSASKPRKQHGEPANDAIGNLSLKINQLKKQIQAERILYIKEKIQSNEKKLQFHMSGVLSEISTRGSSPPEENRKTPILSSRIDHPLCKFSGFSPVSGDKDHSNQDALSATSIKIPYIETLPPYTSWIFLDRNQRMAEDQSVVGRRRIYYDQHGSEALICSDSEEELTGPEEEKHEFSEAEDRVIWMAFEEYGLNDEVLNIVSEFVGGTSLEIQERYKTIKEKNIGRLDQPSENSGEYESIIGICPEKSLSAALDSFDNLFCRRCLQIFDCRLHGCSQPLIYPSEKQTVWSDPEGDRKPCSDQCYLQQLKVVKNVTEDSTSGSDQNKRTTITEEADVKLAPSIIEEPSNQSIAPFPTEVDCLGSLNLNVPISVSVEKWKVPNQSDTALRDSSLPPDDSQHSYKKLKTISDDVVTANSDSSKNINFGACDESIHTITSGLLDKSVKDNSNKLIDSSSTCCSDEQDKSIGDGPKDPTNKTEFKKLSNSMEGKVDGMLRVSDWKPLEKELYLKGVEMFGRNSCLIARNLLSGLKTCMEISSYMHSGGVSMPHGSIVAPSSIMEDKGKFDAECTDQEMPSRSRLLRKRGKTRKFKYSWKSAGHPSIWKRIADGKNQSCKQYTPCGCQSMCGKECTCVNGGTCCEKYCGCSKSCKNRFRGCHCAKSQCRSRQCPCFAAGRECDPDVCRNCWVSCGDGSLGEPPRRGEGQCGNMRLLLRQQQRILLSKSDVAGWGAFLKNPVNKNDYLGEYTGELISHREADKRGKIYDRANSSFLFDLNDQYVLDAYRKGDKLKFANHSSNPNCYAKVMLVAGDHRVGIFAKEHIDASEELFYDYRYGPDQAPPWARKPEGSKRDESTASQGRAKKHQSH, from the exons ATGGTGTCCAAACCTACCGACTCTGCTTCCAAACCTCGA AAACAACATGGAGAGCCAGCAAATGATGCAATTGGAAACTTGTCCCTCAAGATAAATCAGTTGAAAAAGCAAATCCAGGCGGAGAGAATATTGTACATTAAA GAAAAAATTCAGAGCAATGAGAAGAAGCTACAATTTCATATGTCAGGAGTCCTGTCAGAAATATCAACAAGGGGATCTTCACCGCCAGAGGAAAATAGGAAAACTCCAATTCTTTCTTCAAGAATTGACCATCCTTTATGTAAATTCAGTGGTTTCTCTCCAGTCTCAGGAGACAAAGACCACAGCAATCAAGATGCATTATCTGCTACAAGTATCAAAATTCCATATATTGAAACATTACCGCCATATACCTCTTGGATATTTCTAGACAG AAATCAGAGGATGGCAGAAGATCAGTCAGTGGTTGGAAGAAGACGTATATACTATGATCAACATGGAAGTGAAGCACTGATATGTAGTGACAGTGAGGAGGAGTTAACAGGACCCGAGGAAGAAAAACATGAATTTTCTGAGGCTGAAGACCGTGTTATATG GATGGCATTTGAGGAATATGGGTTAAACGACGAGGTACTGAATATTGTTAGCGAATTTGTTGGGGGCACCAGTTTAGAAATTCAG GAGAGGTACAAAACTATCAAGGAAAAGAACATTGGCAGGTTGGACCAGCCTTCTGAAAACTCAGGAGAATATGAATCTATTATTGGCATATGTCCAGAGAAAAGCCTGAGTGCCGCATTAGATTCATTTGATAATCTTTTTTGTCGCCGTTGCCTG CAGATTTTTGACTGTCGTCTGCATGGCTGTTCTCAACCTTTAATATATCCT AGTGAAAAGCAGACAGTTTGGTCTGATCCTGAAGGTGACAGGAAACCATGCAGTGATCAGTGTTACCTTCAG CAGTTAAAGGTAGTAAAAAATGTGACAGAAGATTCAACTTCTGGGTCTGATCAGAATAAGAGAACTACAATTACAGAAGAGGCAGATGTGAAATTGGCTCCCTCCATTATAGAGGAACCTAGTAATCAGAGTATAGCACCTTTTCCAACAGAAGTTGATTGTCTTGGATCTCTTAATTTAAATGTTCCTATCTCAGTGAGTGTGGAAAAATGGAAAGTCCCAAATCAGTCAGACACAGCACTCCGTGACTCATCACTCCCTCCTGATGATTCTCAGCATTCTTATAAAAAGCTGAAGACAATATCTGATGATGTAGTTACTGCAAATAGTGATTCTAGCAAGAACATAAATTTTGGTGCATGTGATGAAAGTATACATACAATTACTAGTGGACTTTTGGACaaatctgttaaagataattcaaataaattaatagatTCTTCTAGCACTTGCTGTAGTGATGAGCAGGACAAAAGTATTGGGGATGGACCAAAAGATCCTACAAATAAGACAGAATTTAAGAAGTTGTCCAATTCAATGGAAGGGAAAGTTGATGGGATGCTAAGGGTTTCAGATTGGAAACCTCTGGAAAAAGAATTATACTTAAAGGGAGTAGAAATGTTTGGCAGAAACAG TTGCCTCATAGCAAGGAACTTACTTTCTGGCCTGAAGACTTGTATGGAAATATCTAGTTACATGCATTCTGGAGGAGTGTCAATGCCCCATGGATCTATTGTTGCTCCTAGTTCAATCATGGAAGACAAGGGAAAATTTGATGCAGAGTGCACA GACCAGGAGATGCCATCTAGGTCACGGTTGCTGAGGAAAAGGGGTAAAACAAGGAAATTTAAATATTCTTGGAAATCTGCTGGCCACCCATCAATATGGAAAAGAATTGCTGATGGGAAAAACCAATCTTGCAAGCAGTATACACCATGTGGATGTCAGTCAATGTGTGGAAAGGAATGTACTTGTGTTAATGGTGGAACTTGCTGTGAGAAATATTGCGG TTGTTCTAAAAGCTGCAAAAATCGGTTTAGAGGATGCCATTGTGCCAAGAGTCAGTGTAGAAGTCGACAATGCCCATGCTTTGCTGCAGGACGGGAATGTGACCCAGATGTCTGTCGGAATTGCTGGGTTAG TTGTGGGGATGGTTCATTAGGGGAGCCACCTCGACGTGGAGAAGGGCAATGTGGAAATATGAGGCTTCTATTAAGACAACAACAGAGG ATTCTCTTGTCAAAGTCTGATGTTGCAGGATGGGGAGCCTTCTTGAAG AACCCAgtaaacaaaaatgattactTAGGAGAGTACACAGGAGAACTGATCTCCCACCGAGAAGCAGATAAACGTGGGAAAATATATGATCGTGCCAACTCGTCTTTCCTTTTTGACTTGAATGATCAG tatGTTCTTGATGCTTATCGCAAAGGAGACAAGTTAAAATTTGCAAACCACTCGTCAAACCCCAATTGCTATGCAAAG GTGATGCTGGTTGCTGGAGATCACCGAGTAGGCATATTTGCCAAGGAACACATCGATGCTAGTGAGGAGCTCTTCTATGATTACCGTTATGGTCCAGATCAAGCACCACCATGGGCACGTAAACCTGAGGGTTCCAAGAGAGACGAATCAACAGCTTCTCAAGGCAGAGCTAAGAAACACCAGTCTCATTGA
- the LOC100808730 gene encoding histone-lysine N-methyltransferase EZA1 isoform X2, which translates to MVSKPTDSASKPRKQHGEPANDAIGNLSLKINQLKKQIQAERILYIKEKIQSNEKKLQFHMSGVLSEISTRGSSPPEENRKTPILSSRIDHPLCKFSGFSPVSGDKDHSNQDALSATSIKIPYIETLPPYTSWIFLDRNQRMAEDQSVVGRRRIYYDQHGSEALICSDSEEELTGPEEEKHEFSEAEDRVIWMAFEEYGLNDEVLNIVSEFVGGTSLEIQERYKTIKEKNIGRLDQPSENSGEYESIIGICPEKSLSAALDSFDNLFCRRCLIFDCRLHGCSQPLIYPSEKQTVWSDPEGDRKPCSDQCYLQQLKVVKNVTEDSTSGSDQNKRTTITEEADVKLAPSIIEEPSNQSIAPFPTEVDCLGSLNLNVPISVSVEKWKVPNQSDTALRDSSLPPDDSQHSYKKLKTISDDVVTANSDSSKNINFGACDESIHTITSGLLDKSVKDNSNKLIDSSSTCCSDEQDKSIGDGPKDPTNKTEFKKLSNSMEGKVDGMLRVSDWKPLEKELYLKGVEMFGRNSCLIARNLLSGLKTCMEISSYMHSGGVSMPHGSIVAPSSIMEDKGKFDAECTDQEMPSRSRLLRKRGKTRKFKYSWKSAGHPSIWKRIADGKNQSCKQYTPCGCQSMCGKECTCVNGGTCCEKYCGCSKSCKNRFRGCHCAKSQCRSRQCPCFAAGRECDPDVCRNCWVSCGDGSLGEPPRRGEGQCGNMRLLLRQQQRILLSKSDVAGWGAFLKNPVNKNDYLGEYTGELISHREADKRGKIYDRANSSFLFDLNDQYVLDAYRKGDKLKFANHSSNPNCYAKVMLVAGDHRVGIFAKEHIDASEELFYDYRYGPDQAPPWARKPEGSKRDESTASQGRAKKHQSH; encoded by the exons ATGGTGTCCAAACCTACCGACTCTGCTTCCAAACCTCGA AAACAACATGGAGAGCCAGCAAATGATGCAATTGGAAACTTGTCCCTCAAGATAAATCAGTTGAAAAAGCAAATCCAGGCGGAGAGAATATTGTACATTAAA GAAAAAATTCAGAGCAATGAGAAGAAGCTACAATTTCATATGTCAGGAGTCCTGTCAGAAATATCAACAAGGGGATCTTCACCGCCAGAGGAAAATAGGAAAACTCCAATTCTTTCTTCAAGAATTGACCATCCTTTATGTAAATTCAGTGGTTTCTCTCCAGTCTCAGGAGACAAAGACCACAGCAATCAAGATGCATTATCTGCTACAAGTATCAAAATTCCATATATTGAAACATTACCGCCATATACCTCTTGGATATTTCTAGACAG AAATCAGAGGATGGCAGAAGATCAGTCAGTGGTTGGAAGAAGACGTATATACTATGATCAACATGGAAGTGAAGCACTGATATGTAGTGACAGTGAGGAGGAGTTAACAGGACCCGAGGAAGAAAAACATGAATTTTCTGAGGCTGAAGACCGTGTTATATG GATGGCATTTGAGGAATATGGGTTAAACGACGAGGTACTGAATATTGTTAGCGAATTTGTTGGGGGCACCAGTTTAGAAATTCAG GAGAGGTACAAAACTATCAAGGAAAAGAACATTGGCAGGTTGGACCAGCCTTCTGAAAACTCAGGAGAATATGAATCTATTATTGGCATATGTCCAGAGAAAAGCCTGAGTGCCGCATTAGATTCATTTGATAATCTTTTTTGTCGCCGTTGCCTG ATTTTTGACTGTCGTCTGCATGGCTGTTCTCAACCTTTAATATATCCT AGTGAAAAGCAGACAGTTTGGTCTGATCCTGAAGGTGACAGGAAACCATGCAGTGATCAGTGTTACCTTCAG CAGTTAAAGGTAGTAAAAAATGTGACAGAAGATTCAACTTCTGGGTCTGATCAGAATAAGAGAACTACAATTACAGAAGAGGCAGATGTGAAATTGGCTCCCTCCATTATAGAGGAACCTAGTAATCAGAGTATAGCACCTTTTCCAACAGAAGTTGATTGTCTTGGATCTCTTAATTTAAATGTTCCTATCTCAGTGAGTGTGGAAAAATGGAAAGTCCCAAATCAGTCAGACACAGCACTCCGTGACTCATCACTCCCTCCTGATGATTCTCAGCATTCTTATAAAAAGCTGAAGACAATATCTGATGATGTAGTTACTGCAAATAGTGATTCTAGCAAGAACATAAATTTTGGTGCATGTGATGAAAGTATACATACAATTACTAGTGGACTTTTGGACaaatctgttaaagataattcaaataaattaatagatTCTTCTAGCACTTGCTGTAGTGATGAGCAGGACAAAAGTATTGGGGATGGACCAAAAGATCCTACAAATAAGACAGAATTTAAGAAGTTGTCCAATTCAATGGAAGGGAAAGTTGATGGGATGCTAAGGGTTTCAGATTGGAAACCTCTGGAAAAAGAATTATACTTAAAGGGAGTAGAAATGTTTGGCAGAAACAG TTGCCTCATAGCAAGGAACTTACTTTCTGGCCTGAAGACTTGTATGGAAATATCTAGTTACATGCATTCTGGAGGAGTGTCAATGCCCCATGGATCTATTGTTGCTCCTAGTTCAATCATGGAAGACAAGGGAAAATTTGATGCAGAGTGCACA GACCAGGAGATGCCATCTAGGTCACGGTTGCTGAGGAAAAGGGGTAAAACAAGGAAATTTAAATATTCTTGGAAATCTGCTGGCCACCCATCAATATGGAAAAGAATTGCTGATGGGAAAAACCAATCTTGCAAGCAGTATACACCATGTGGATGTCAGTCAATGTGTGGAAAGGAATGTACTTGTGTTAATGGTGGAACTTGCTGTGAGAAATATTGCGG TTGTTCTAAAAGCTGCAAAAATCGGTTTAGAGGATGCCATTGTGCCAAGAGTCAGTGTAGAAGTCGACAATGCCCATGCTTTGCTGCAGGACGGGAATGTGACCCAGATGTCTGTCGGAATTGCTGGGTTAG TTGTGGGGATGGTTCATTAGGGGAGCCACCTCGACGTGGAGAAGGGCAATGTGGAAATATGAGGCTTCTATTAAGACAACAACAGAGG ATTCTCTTGTCAAAGTCTGATGTTGCAGGATGGGGAGCCTTCTTGAAG AACCCAgtaaacaaaaatgattactTAGGAGAGTACACAGGAGAACTGATCTCCCACCGAGAAGCAGATAAACGTGGGAAAATATATGATCGTGCCAACTCGTCTTTCCTTTTTGACTTGAATGATCAG tatGTTCTTGATGCTTATCGCAAAGGAGACAAGTTAAAATTTGCAAACCACTCGTCAAACCCCAATTGCTATGCAAAG GTGATGCTGGTTGCTGGAGATCACCGAGTAGGCATATTTGCCAAGGAACACATCGATGCTAGTGAGGAGCTCTTCTATGATTACCGTTATGGTCCAGATCAAGCACCACCATGGGCACGTAAACCTGAGGGTTCCAAGAGAGACGAATCAACAGCTTCTCAAGGCAGAGCTAAGAAACACCAGTCTCATTGA
- the LOC100808730 gene encoding histone-lysine N-methyltransferase EZA1 isoform X5, whose translation MVSKPTDSASKPRKQHGEPANDAIGNLSLKINQLKKQIQAERILYIKEKIQSNEKKLQFHMSGVLSEISTRGSSPPEENRKTPILSSRIDHPLCKFSGFSPVSGDKDHSNQDALSATSIKIPYIETLPPYTSWIFLDRNQRMAEDQSVVGRRRIYYDQHGSEALICSDSEEELTGPEEEKHEFSEAEDRVIWMAFEEYGLNDEVLNIVSEFVGGTSLEIQERYKTIKEKNIGRLDQPSENSGEYESIIGICPEKSLSAALDSFDNLFCRRCLQIFDCRLHGCSQPLIYPSEKQTVWSDPEGDRKPCSDQCYLQQLKVVKNVTEDSTSGSDQNKRTTITEEADVKLAPSIIEEPSNQSIAPFPTEVDCLGSLNLNVPISVSVEKWKVPNQSDTALRDSSLPPDDSQHSYKKLKTISDDVVTANSDSSKNINFGACDESIHTITSGLLDKSVKDNSNKLIDSSSTCCSDEQDKSIGDGPKDPTNKTEFKKLSNSMEGKVDGMLRVSDWKPLEKELYLKGVEMFGRNSCLIARNLLSGLKTCMEISSYMHSGGVSMPHGSIVAPSSIMEDKGKFDAECTDQEMPSRSRLLRKRGKTRKFKYSWKSAGHPSIWKRIADGKNQSCKQYTPCGCQSMCGKECTCVNGGTCCEKYCGCGDGSLGEPPRRGEGQCGNMRLLLRQQQRILLSKSDVAGWGAFLKNPVNKNDYLGEYTGELISHREADKRGKIYDRANSSFLFDLNDQYVLDAYRKGDKLKFANHSSNPNCYAKVMLVAGDHRVGIFAKEHIDASEELFYDYRYGPDQAPPWARKPEGSKRDESTASQGRAKKHQSH comes from the exons ATGGTGTCCAAACCTACCGACTCTGCTTCCAAACCTCGA AAACAACATGGAGAGCCAGCAAATGATGCAATTGGAAACTTGTCCCTCAAGATAAATCAGTTGAAAAAGCAAATCCAGGCGGAGAGAATATTGTACATTAAA GAAAAAATTCAGAGCAATGAGAAGAAGCTACAATTTCATATGTCAGGAGTCCTGTCAGAAATATCAACAAGGGGATCTTCACCGCCAGAGGAAAATAGGAAAACTCCAATTCTTTCTTCAAGAATTGACCATCCTTTATGTAAATTCAGTGGTTTCTCTCCAGTCTCAGGAGACAAAGACCACAGCAATCAAGATGCATTATCTGCTACAAGTATCAAAATTCCATATATTGAAACATTACCGCCATATACCTCTTGGATATTTCTAGACAG AAATCAGAGGATGGCAGAAGATCAGTCAGTGGTTGGAAGAAGACGTATATACTATGATCAACATGGAAGTGAAGCACTGATATGTAGTGACAGTGAGGAGGAGTTAACAGGACCCGAGGAAGAAAAACATGAATTTTCTGAGGCTGAAGACCGTGTTATATG GATGGCATTTGAGGAATATGGGTTAAACGACGAGGTACTGAATATTGTTAGCGAATTTGTTGGGGGCACCAGTTTAGAAATTCAG GAGAGGTACAAAACTATCAAGGAAAAGAACATTGGCAGGTTGGACCAGCCTTCTGAAAACTCAGGAGAATATGAATCTATTATTGGCATATGTCCAGAGAAAAGCCTGAGTGCCGCATTAGATTCATTTGATAATCTTTTTTGTCGCCGTTGCCTG CAGATTTTTGACTGTCGTCTGCATGGCTGTTCTCAACCTTTAATATATCCT AGTGAAAAGCAGACAGTTTGGTCTGATCCTGAAGGTGACAGGAAACCATGCAGTGATCAGTGTTACCTTCAG CAGTTAAAGGTAGTAAAAAATGTGACAGAAGATTCAACTTCTGGGTCTGATCAGAATAAGAGAACTACAATTACAGAAGAGGCAGATGTGAAATTGGCTCCCTCCATTATAGAGGAACCTAGTAATCAGAGTATAGCACCTTTTCCAACAGAAGTTGATTGTCTTGGATCTCTTAATTTAAATGTTCCTATCTCAGTGAGTGTGGAAAAATGGAAAGTCCCAAATCAGTCAGACACAGCACTCCGTGACTCATCACTCCCTCCTGATGATTCTCAGCATTCTTATAAAAAGCTGAAGACAATATCTGATGATGTAGTTACTGCAAATAGTGATTCTAGCAAGAACATAAATTTTGGTGCATGTGATGAAAGTATACATACAATTACTAGTGGACTTTTGGACaaatctgttaaagataattcaaataaattaatagatTCTTCTAGCACTTGCTGTAGTGATGAGCAGGACAAAAGTATTGGGGATGGACCAAAAGATCCTACAAATAAGACAGAATTTAAGAAGTTGTCCAATTCAATGGAAGGGAAAGTTGATGGGATGCTAAGGGTTTCAGATTGGAAACCTCTGGAAAAAGAATTATACTTAAAGGGAGTAGAAATGTTTGGCAGAAACAG TTGCCTCATAGCAAGGAACTTACTTTCTGGCCTGAAGACTTGTATGGAAATATCTAGTTACATGCATTCTGGAGGAGTGTCAATGCCCCATGGATCTATTGTTGCTCCTAGTTCAATCATGGAAGACAAGGGAAAATTTGATGCAGAGTGCACA GACCAGGAGATGCCATCTAGGTCACGGTTGCTGAGGAAAAGGGGTAAAACAAGGAAATTTAAATATTCTTGGAAATCTGCTGGCCACCCATCAATATGGAAAAGAATTGCTGATGGGAAAAACCAATCTTGCAAGCAGTATACACCATGTGGATGTCAGTCAATGTGTGGAAAGGAATGTACTTGTGTTAATGGTGGAACTTGCTGTGAGAAATATTGCGG TTGTGGGGATGGTTCATTAGGGGAGCCACCTCGACGTGGAGAAGGGCAATGTGGAAATATGAGGCTTCTATTAAGACAACAACAGAGG ATTCTCTTGTCAAAGTCTGATGTTGCAGGATGGGGAGCCTTCTTGAAG AACCCAgtaaacaaaaatgattactTAGGAGAGTACACAGGAGAACTGATCTCCCACCGAGAAGCAGATAAACGTGGGAAAATATATGATCGTGCCAACTCGTCTTTCCTTTTTGACTTGAATGATCAG tatGTTCTTGATGCTTATCGCAAAGGAGACAAGTTAAAATTTGCAAACCACTCGTCAAACCCCAATTGCTATGCAAAG GTGATGCTGGTTGCTGGAGATCACCGAGTAGGCATATTTGCCAAGGAACACATCGATGCTAGTGAGGAGCTCTTCTATGATTACCGTTATGGTCCAGATCAAGCACCACCATGGGCACGTAAACCTGAGGGTTCCAAGAGAGACGAATCAACAGCTTCTCAAGGCAGAGCTAAGAAACACCAGTCTCATTGA
- the LOC100808730 gene encoding histone-lysine N-methyltransferase EZA1 isoform X3 — MVSKPTDSASKPRKQHGEPANDAIGNLSLKINQLKKQIQAERILYIKEKIQSNEKKLQFHMSGVLSEISTRGSSPPEENRKTPILSSRIDHPLCKFSGFSPVSGDKDHSNQDALSATSIKIPYIETLPPYTSWIFLDRNQRMAEDQSVVGRRRIYYDQHGSEALICSDSEEELTGPEEEKHEFSEAEDRVIWMAFEEYGLNDEVLNIVSEFVGGTSLEIQERYKTIKEKNIGRLDQPSENSGEYESIIGICPEKSLSAALDSFDNLFCRRCLQIFDCRLHGCSQPLIYPSEKQTVWSDPEGDRKPCSDQCYLQLKVVKNVTEDSTSGSDQNKRTTITEEADVKLAPSIIEEPSNQSIAPFPTEVDCLGSLNLNVPISVSVEKWKVPNQSDTALRDSSLPPDDSQHSYKKLKTISDDVVTANSDSSKNINFGACDESIHTITSGLLDKSVKDNSNKLIDSSSTCCSDEQDKSIGDGPKDPTNKTEFKKLSNSMEGKVDGMLRVSDWKPLEKELYLKGVEMFGRNSCLIARNLLSGLKTCMEISSYMHSGGVSMPHGSIVAPSSIMEDKGKFDAECTDQEMPSRSRLLRKRGKTRKFKYSWKSAGHPSIWKRIADGKNQSCKQYTPCGCQSMCGKECTCVNGGTCCEKYCGCSKSCKNRFRGCHCAKSQCRSRQCPCFAAGRECDPDVCRNCWVSCGDGSLGEPPRRGEGQCGNMRLLLRQQQRILLSKSDVAGWGAFLKNPVNKNDYLGEYTGELISHREADKRGKIYDRANSSFLFDLNDQYVLDAYRKGDKLKFANHSSNPNCYAKVMLVAGDHRVGIFAKEHIDASEELFYDYRYGPDQAPPWARKPEGSKRDESTASQGRAKKHQSH, encoded by the exons ATGGTGTCCAAACCTACCGACTCTGCTTCCAAACCTCGA AAACAACATGGAGAGCCAGCAAATGATGCAATTGGAAACTTGTCCCTCAAGATAAATCAGTTGAAAAAGCAAATCCAGGCGGAGAGAATATTGTACATTAAA GAAAAAATTCAGAGCAATGAGAAGAAGCTACAATTTCATATGTCAGGAGTCCTGTCAGAAATATCAACAAGGGGATCTTCACCGCCAGAGGAAAATAGGAAAACTCCAATTCTTTCTTCAAGAATTGACCATCCTTTATGTAAATTCAGTGGTTTCTCTCCAGTCTCAGGAGACAAAGACCACAGCAATCAAGATGCATTATCTGCTACAAGTATCAAAATTCCATATATTGAAACATTACCGCCATATACCTCTTGGATATTTCTAGACAG AAATCAGAGGATGGCAGAAGATCAGTCAGTGGTTGGAAGAAGACGTATATACTATGATCAACATGGAAGTGAAGCACTGATATGTAGTGACAGTGAGGAGGAGTTAACAGGACCCGAGGAAGAAAAACATGAATTTTCTGAGGCTGAAGACCGTGTTATATG GATGGCATTTGAGGAATATGGGTTAAACGACGAGGTACTGAATATTGTTAGCGAATTTGTTGGGGGCACCAGTTTAGAAATTCAG GAGAGGTACAAAACTATCAAGGAAAAGAACATTGGCAGGTTGGACCAGCCTTCTGAAAACTCAGGAGAATATGAATCTATTATTGGCATATGTCCAGAGAAAAGCCTGAGTGCCGCATTAGATTCATTTGATAATCTTTTTTGTCGCCGTTGCCTG CAGATTTTTGACTGTCGTCTGCATGGCTGTTCTCAACCTTTAATATATCCT AGTGAAAAGCAGACAGTTTGGTCTGATCCTGAAGGTGACAGGAAACCATGCAGTGATCAGTGTTACCTTCAG TTAAAGGTAGTAAAAAATGTGACAGAAGATTCAACTTCTGGGTCTGATCAGAATAAGAGAACTACAATTACAGAAGAGGCAGATGTGAAATTGGCTCCCTCCATTATAGAGGAACCTAGTAATCAGAGTATAGCACCTTTTCCAACAGAAGTTGATTGTCTTGGATCTCTTAATTTAAATGTTCCTATCTCAGTGAGTGTGGAAAAATGGAAAGTCCCAAATCAGTCAGACACAGCACTCCGTGACTCATCACTCCCTCCTGATGATTCTCAGCATTCTTATAAAAAGCTGAAGACAATATCTGATGATGTAGTTACTGCAAATAGTGATTCTAGCAAGAACATAAATTTTGGTGCATGTGATGAAAGTATACATACAATTACTAGTGGACTTTTGGACaaatctgttaaagataattcaaataaattaatagatTCTTCTAGCACTTGCTGTAGTGATGAGCAGGACAAAAGTATTGGGGATGGACCAAAAGATCCTACAAATAAGACAGAATTTAAGAAGTTGTCCAATTCAATGGAAGGGAAAGTTGATGGGATGCTAAGGGTTTCAGATTGGAAACCTCTGGAAAAAGAATTATACTTAAAGGGAGTAGAAATGTTTGGCAGAAACAG TTGCCTCATAGCAAGGAACTTACTTTCTGGCCTGAAGACTTGTATGGAAATATCTAGTTACATGCATTCTGGAGGAGTGTCAATGCCCCATGGATCTATTGTTGCTCCTAGTTCAATCATGGAAGACAAGGGAAAATTTGATGCAGAGTGCACA GACCAGGAGATGCCATCTAGGTCACGGTTGCTGAGGAAAAGGGGTAAAACAAGGAAATTTAAATATTCTTGGAAATCTGCTGGCCACCCATCAATATGGAAAAGAATTGCTGATGGGAAAAACCAATCTTGCAAGCAGTATACACCATGTGGATGTCAGTCAATGTGTGGAAAGGAATGTACTTGTGTTAATGGTGGAACTTGCTGTGAGAAATATTGCGG TTGTTCTAAAAGCTGCAAAAATCGGTTTAGAGGATGCCATTGTGCCAAGAGTCAGTGTAGAAGTCGACAATGCCCATGCTTTGCTGCAGGACGGGAATGTGACCCAGATGTCTGTCGGAATTGCTGGGTTAG TTGTGGGGATGGTTCATTAGGGGAGCCACCTCGACGTGGAGAAGGGCAATGTGGAAATATGAGGCTTCTATTAAGACAACAACAGAGG ATTCTCTTGTCAAAGTCTGATGTTGCAGGATGGGGAGCCTTCTTGAAG AACCCAgtaaacaaaaatgattactTAGGAGAGTACACAGGAGAACTGATCTCCCACCGAGAAGCAGATAAACGTGGGAAAATATATGATCGTGCCAACTCGTCTTTCCTTTTTGACTTGAATGATCAG tatGTTCTTGATGCTTATCGCAAAGGAGACAAGTTAAAATTTGCAAACCACTCGTCAAACCCCAATTGCTATGCAAAG GTGATGCTGGTTGCTGGAGATCACCGAGTAGGCATATTTGCCAAGGAACACATCGATGCTAGTGAGGAGCTCTTCTATGATTACCGTTATGGTCCAGATCAAGCACCACCATGGGCACGTAAACCTGAGGGTTCCAAGAGAGACGAATCAACAGCTTCTCAAGGCAGAGCTAAGAAACACCAGTCTCATTGA